Proteins from a genomic interval of Desulfurobacterium atlanticum:
- a CDS encoding HIT family protein: protein MDCPFCKMGELKIVMENDLSFAIFDKYPVNPGHMLIIPKRHVSSWFDTTWEEKKAICELLDEAKAFIDREFSPDGYNIGINVGEAAGQTIFHLHVHLIPRYKGDIDDPMGGVRGVIPEKRVYKR, encoded by the coding sequence ATGGATTGTCCATTCTGCAAAATGGGGGAGCTGAAAATTGTTATGGAGAATGATTTAAGTTTTGCTATATTTGATAAATATCCTGTAAATCCCGGGCATATGCTTATTATTCCGAAAAGACATGTAAGTAGTTGGTTTGATACAACGTGGGAGGAAAAGAAGGCTATATGTGAGCTTCTTGATGAAGCAAAAGCTTTTATTGACAGAGAGTTTTCTCCAGATGGTTATAATATCGGTATTAATGTTGGAGAAGCAGCAGGACAGACAATTTTTCATCTTCATGTTCACCTTATACCAAGGTATAAAGGGGATATTGATGATCCTATGGGCGGAGTTAGAGGTGTTATTCCTGAAAAGAGAGTTTATAAGAGGTGA